One genomic region from Jilunia laotingensis encodes:
- a CDS encoding ISAon1 family transposase N-terminal region protein: MSKRSAFDYKILASYLLPKGILEFFDVTAVNEDHTGIIEETGNERVLLHIYLDEKDAREEEWHDLKPNGFTESRQVNDFPIRDHKVVLHVRRRRWLTAEGRNIILDRYSLLADNTSYSKEFADVLKKIFGYLPDNGPLAGAIL, translated from the coding sequence ATGAGTAAGCGATCAGCATTTGACTATAAGATTCTGGCAAGTTACCTTCTTCCCAAAGGCATACTTGAGTTCTTCGACGTTACAGCCGTTAATGAAGACCACACTGGCATTATTGAAGAGACTGGTAATGAGCGCGTCCTTCTTCACATCTATCTTGACGAAAAAGATGCACGGGAAGAAGAGTGGCACGACCTTAAGCCCAATGGTTTCACGGAAAGCCGTCAGGTTAACGACTTTCCTATCCGTGATCACAAGGTCGTTCTTCATGTCAGACGTCGCAGATGGTTAACGGCAGAAGGCAGAAACATAATCCTTGACAGGTACTCGTTGCTTGCTGATAACACCAGCTACTCTAAGGAGTTTGCTGATGTCTTAAAAAAAATATTTGGATACCTACCCGATAACGGCCCGCTCGCTGGGGCTATACTTTAA
- a CDS encoding TonB-dependent receptor, whose product MDLNKKHLLYLIVFFLFLSLNAFGQSNNITGRILDQSTKEPVEYANVTLFRQDSVFIEGTVSDTIGRFGFTNLISDDYVLLISYMGFETKKILLQNFLESVEIDVFLSERMLSLDEIVISASSTISKINQRIVFPTKLQLDHSANGMQLLNTMMLSGLNINPMTNTISSSDGGKVVLQINGVNTTSEEILTLQPRQIRRIEYSDYAGIRYGEASKIVNYIVTRDDKGGIIGMDLMNSLNILAGGDVFFAKFNKGKSEYALNYTTAFQKINSNNRTRTGSYRFRNSIPLQRDEIGDGGDYSYQMHDVTFGYNYQKNDSTFFNAKLKYALTDHPHNDFKSNLKENSIEIGQILDGVSQKINTPTMDLYYEHGLKNQQKIYVNIVGSYIKAETDRNYIEYNDIDTIFREQFGLTSDKYSLIAEGIYEKSFTYGSLKFGVKHVQSFTKQEIQQNGVFQSDLKQSESSIFSEWLHSKNNFSYSFGLRINRVHFSNTSTNKSYYNLLPKVMLGYRLNENSFIRYDVEMTQTNPTLAELTNTEIRIDPYLAEKGNLSLKPYNNLNNNLFYENKKGLFTFNANLRHHHKHNPIMESLKEQGDVFLIMSENMKSWNKYNAEMTLKVGMIKNILQFSFTGGYSHFNSQGKNYSHTHSNFYYSANVLAMYKKWMFIGQIQPFDEKLYGETLTKSGNYHYLAIQYNTDNFSFGIGAFNPFRNVSRTIIENKNNQSPFRRESFSSASQTIVATLTWNFSFGKTHNSSSKSIENKDTDYGIKSSYK is encoded by the coding sequence ATGGACTTAAATAAAAAACATTTATTATATCTCATTGTATTCTTCTTGTTTCTAAGTTTAAATGCCTTTGGGCAATCAAATAATATCACAGGAAGAATACTTGACCAAAGCACAAAAGAACCTGTTGAATACGCCAATGTTACTCTGTTCAGGCAGGATTCGGTATTTATAGAAGGAACGGTGAGTGATACAATTGGAAGGTTTGGATTTACAAACCTCATTTCCGATGATTATGTGTTATTAATATCCTACATGGGCTTTGAAACTAAAAAAATCTTATTGCAAAACTTTTTAGAATCAGTTGAGATAGATGTATTCTTGAGTGAACGGATGTTATCGCTTGATGAAATTGTCATTTCAGCTTCATCTACAATCAGTAAAATAAATCAACGGATTGTTTTTCCAACAAAGCTGCAACTTGACCACTCGGCAAACGGAATGCAACTATTGAATACTATGATGCTTTCGGGACTGAACATTAATCCGATGACGAATACAATTTCATCCTCCGATGGAGGGAAAGTTGTGTTGCAAATCAATGGAGTGAATACGACATCAGAAGAGATTCTAACCTTGCAGCCACGCCAAATCAGACGGATTGAATATTCGGATTATGCAGGAATAAGATATGGAGAAGCATCTAAAATTGTTAATTATATTGTTACAAGAGATGATAAGGGTGGTATTATTGGTATGGACTTGATGAACTCCCTGAATATTCTTGCGGGTGGAGATGTATTTTTCGCTAAGTTTAATAAAGGGAAGTCGGAATATGCATTGAATTACACAACTGCTTTTCAAAAAATCAACAGCAACAACCGGACACGTACAGGAAGTTATCGGTTCAGAAATTCTATCCCATTACAGAGAGATGAAATCGGAGATGGCGGAGATTACTCATATCAGATGCACGATGTTACTTTCGGTTATAACTATCAAAAAAATGATTCGACATTCTTTAATGCCAAGTTGAAGTATGCCTTGACGGATCATCCGCATAACGATTTCAAAAGTAATCTGAAAGAAAATAGCATAGAGATAGGACAGATATTGGATGGTGTCAGTCAGAAAATAAATACTCCAACAATGGACTTATACTATGAGCATGGTTTGAAAAACCAGCAAAAAATTTACGTCAACATTGTCGGAAGTTATATCAAAGCAGAAACAGATCGCAACTATATCGAATACAATGATATTGATACTATTTTTAGAGAGCAGTTTGGTTTGACTTCCGATAAATATTCATTGATAGCAGAAGGAATTTATGAGAAGAGTTTTACTTATGGAAGTTTGAAATTTGGGGTAAAGCACGTACAATCATTTACGAAGCAGGAAATTCAGCAAAATGGAGTATTTCAGTCAGATTTGAAACAATCAGAATCTTCTATTTTCTCAGAGTGGCTCCATAGTAAAAATAATTTCAGCTATTCTTTTGGGTTGCGGATTAATCGAGTGCATTTTTCTAACACTTCGACCAATAAGAGTTATTATAACCTTTTGCCCAAAGTCATGTTGGGGTATAGGTTGAATGAAAATTCTTTTATCCGTTACGATGTGGAGATGACTCAGACCAATCCGACTTTAGCTGAATTGACCAACACGGAAATTAGGATCGACCCTTATCTTGCCGAAAAAGGCAACTTATCATTAAAGCCCTATAATAATCTGAATAACAATCTTTTTTACGAAAACAAGAAAGGATTATTTACATTCAATGCTAACCTGAGACATCATCACAAGCATAATCCCATCATGGAATCACTTAAAGAGCAAGGCGATGTATTCTTGATAATGTCTGAAAATATGAAGAGCTGGAACAAATATAATGCTGAAATGACCCTAAAGGTGGGAATGATAAAAAACATACTGCAATTTTCTTTTACAGGTGGGTACAGTCATTTCAACAGTCAAGGGAAGAATTATTCTCACACACATTCTAATTTCTATTATAGTGCGAATGTTTTGGCAATGTATAAGAAATGGATGTTTATCGGTCAGATACAACCATTTGACGAAAAGCTGTATGGTGAAACCCTTACTAAAAGCGGTAACTATCACTATTTAGCCATTCAATATAACACCGATAATTTCTCTTTTGGCATAGGAGCGTTCAATCCATTCCGGAATGTTTCACGTACTATTATAGAGAATAAAAATAATCAGTCACCTTTCAGGCGGGAAAGCTTCAGTAGTGCCTCCCAAACCATTGTTGCTACTCTTACGTGGAACTTTAGTTTTGGAAAAACTCACAATTCAAGTAGTAAGTCTATTGAAAATAAGGATACTGATTATGGTATAAAAAGCAGTTACAAATAA